The following are from one region of the Jeongeupia sp. USM3 genome:
- the tssM gene encoding type VI secretion system membrane subunit TssM: MKRWMKNAKVASAVGFLILIALIWFIGPFFGLTSAETRFGWIFAVMLLWVLTLLIGQMVANRAGGLIEKMLQRQADDAVMGASADKRAEVNLLRQRMLGAIDTLKSSRIGKARGNAALYELPWYMIIGHPAAGKSTAILQSGLTFPFSDKAGIQGVGGTRNCDWFFATEGVLLDTAGRYATQSEDRAEWLEFLKLLKKHRSKAPVNGILVAISLPELAQHKSEGFAIYARQIRERIHEIEDVFGLQVPIYLVFTKVDLLGGFGAFFEDAGEDERNRVWGATLTHDQGAGFNIGHVVGQQFELLYRGLSQLGDEKLLQHRGPNAKPAYFAFPVEFHALKESVCRFVTLLHEDDPYHAKPLLRGFYFSSALQEGVPRIAAAARVAGQFDLSQPGFETRQSPASYSYFLRDLFRDVVFPDQHLITRQTRPSGSRWRLAGLVAGLSVLAVIAGGLTWSYIGNQKLITAAIDERAQAARLSATGQVYDRLKALDLLQKRIETLQRYRLEGHPWQIGMGLYRGAEIETALRSDYFDGVRKLMLAPVKANLETALVNLKVAAPAPEAPKPVEAAPKPEPAAKPEPAPRAPVKKPVIRKPGLPVINLGMATPLQRATAASAVAAAPQGEVKLEQGYNALKTYLMLHDKNRMDEAHLSDQLPRYWRPWLEQQRSNRALEEINPLAERIVAFYVSQIKAPDLPTIDNNAATVQNSREILRSSLRRLSAKERVYNELKARGNTRFQPLTVGRILGGKDGDVIAGSHMVPGAFTREAWDKYMREAIAEASRGEIKSDDWVLAASLQDNLGQDGDIEKNRTELEALYRADYAREWKKFLQGVAVSEFADVNQAAAGITRLADPQTSPIKLIIVRAAFETAWDNPSELSNKLENAKQSVLEKTTSLISGSGQPKAAQPGQKGEVGGQFVAVARLNEGSPAPINAYLEQLGKLKGKLVQIAGNDDQGGSARQLVQATLNGSGSELADTLQYVDNTMLGSADAETRDVVRPLLVRPLIQTYAVLLPPVERDLNQAWDKEVYAQWKTLSSKYPFTDSQTEAPLGDIAKFVKPNDGTLDKFVDKYLNGLVLKKGDALVPRTWANLGIRFQPAFLSGASRLGDAGATLTQDGSDAKFELQPVPTPGLSEIVIEIDGQTLRYRNGPQPWQSFNWPNPGAGQGARIQVVAFNGASAVVANQQGRMGWTKLLSQAQVERADSNSGTLSWSIRKGAAGDADTVRVNYRMVSGPNPLQLSSLRKLSLPERITQ; encoded by the coding sequence ATGAAACGCTGGATGAAAAACGCCAAGGTCGCATCGGCCGTCGGCTTTCTGATCCTGATCGCGCTGATCTGGTTCATCGGGCCGTTTTTCGGCCTGACGTCAGCCGAGACGCGCTTCGGCTGGATCTTTGCAGTGATGCTGCTGTGGGTGCTGACGCTGCTGATCGGCCAGATGGTGGCCAATCGTGCCGGCGGGCTCATCGAGAAGATGCTCCAGCGCCAGGCCGATGACGCGGTGATGGGCGCCAGCGCCGACAAGCGCGCCGAGGTCAACCTGCTGCGCCAGCGCATGCTCGGCGCGATCGACACGCTGAAGAGCTCGCGCATCGGCAAGGCGCGCGGCAACGCGGCGCTGTACGAGCTGCCTTGGTACATGATCATCGGCCACCCTGCCGCCGGCAAGAGTACGGCGATCCTGCAGTCGGGCCTGACCTTTCCGTTCAGCGACAAGGCCGGCATCCAGGGCGTCGGCGGGACGCGCAACTGCGACTGGTTCTTCGCGACCGAGGGCGTGCTGCTCGATACCGCCGGCCGCTATGCGACGCAGAGCGAGGATCGTGCCGAATGGCTCGAGTTTCTCAAACTCTTGAAGAAGCATCGGAGCAAGGCGCCGGTCAACGGCATCCTGGTCGCGATCAGCCTGCCTGAGCTGGCGCAGCACAAGTCCGAGGGCTTCGCGATCTACGCGCGGCAGATCCGCGAGCGGATCCACGAGATCGAGGACGTGTTCGGCCTGCAGGTGCCGATCTACCTGGTCTTCACCAAGGTCGACCTGCTGGGCGGCTTCGGCGCGTTCTTCGAGGATGCCGGCGAGGACGAGCGCAACCGGGTCTGGGGGGCGACGCTGACCCATGACCAGGGCGCCGGCTTCAACATCGGCCACGTCGTCGGCCAGCAGTTCGAATTGCTGTATCGCGGCCTGTCGCAGCTGGGGGACGAGAAGCTGCTGCAGCACCGCGGCCCGAACGCCAAGCCGGCGTATTTCGCCTTCCCGGTCGAGTTCCATGCGCTGAAGGAGTCGGTCTGCCGCTTCGTGACGCTGCTGCACGAGGACGACCCGTACCACGCCAAGCCGCTGCTGCGCGGCTTCTATTTCTCCAGTGCGCTGCAGGAAGGCGTACCGCGCATCGCTGCGGCCGCGCGTGTCGCGGGCCAGTTCGATCTGTCGCAGCCGGGCTTCGAGACGCGGCAGTCGCCGGCGTCGTACAGCTACTTCCTGCGCGACCTGTTCCGCGATGTCGTGTTTCCGGACCAGCACCTGATCACCCGGCAGACCCGGCCGAGCGGCAGCCGCTGGCGGCTGGCCGGCCTCGTCGCCGGCCTGTCGGTGCTGGCAGTGATCGCTGGCGGCCTGACATGGTCGTACATCGGCAACCAGAAGCTGATCACCGCCGCGATCGACGAACGCGCGCAGGCCGCCAGGCTGAGCGCGACCGGCCAGGTCTACGACCGGCTCAAGGCGCTCGACCTGCTGCAAAAGCGGATCGAAACGCTGCAGCGTTACCGTCTCGAAGGCCACCCGTGGCAGATCGGCATGGGGCTGTACCGCGGCGCCGAAATCGAGACGGCGCTGCGCAGCGACTACTTCGACGGCGTGCGCAAGCTGATGCTGGCGCCGGTCAAGGCCAATCTTGAAACGGCGCTGGTCAATCTGAAGGTTGCCGCGCCGGCACCGGAAGCGCCGAAACCGGTCGAGGCGGCGCCGAAGCCCGAACCCGCGGCCAAGCCCGAGCCGGCGCCGCGCGCACCGGTCAAGAAGCCGGTGATCAGGAAGCCGGGCCTGCCGGTGATCAATCTGGGCATGGCAACACCGCTGCAGCGCGCGACCGCGGCTTCGGCCGTCGCCGCCGCGCCGCAGGGCGAGGTCAAGCTCGAGCAGGGTTACAACGCGCTCAAGACCTATCTGATGCTGCACGACAAGAACCGGATGGACGAGGCGCACCTGTCCGACCAGCTGCCGCGCTACTGGCGGCCGTGGCTCGAGCAGCAGCGCAGCAACCGTGCGCTCGAGGAAATCAACCCGCTGGCCGAACGCATCGTCGCTTTCTACGTGTCGCAGATCAAGGCGCCCGACCTGCCGACCATCGACAACAATGCGGCAACCGTCCAGAACTCGCGCGAGATCCTGCGCAGCTCGCTGCGCCGGCTGTCGGCGAAAGAACGCGTCTACAACGAGCTCAAGGCGCGCGGTAACACCCGCTTCCAGCCGCTGACCGTCGGCCGCATCCTCGGCGGCAAGGATGGCGACGTCATTGCCGGCAGCCACATGGTGCCGGGGGCGTTTACCCGCGAGGCGTGGGACAAGTACATGCGCGAGGCGATCGCCGAGGCGAGCCGCGGCGAGATCAAGAGCGACGACTGGGTGCTGGCGGCGTCGCTGCAGGACAACCTCGGTCAGGACGGCGACATCGAGAAGAACCGCACCGAGCTCGAGGCGCTGTACCGCGCCGACTATGCGCGCGAGTGGAAGAAGTTCCTCCAGGGCGTGGCCGTCAGCGAGTTTGCCGACGTCAACCAGGCCGCAGCCGGGATCACCCGCCTGGCCGATCCGCAGACGTCGCCGATCAAGCTGATCATCGTCCGTGCGGCGTTCGAGACTGCGTGGGACAACCCGTCCGAGCTGAGCAACAAGCTCGAGAATGCCAAGCAGTCGGTGCTGGAAAAAACGACGTCGCTGATCAGCGGCAGCGGCCAGCCCAAGGCGGCCCAGCCGGGGCAGAAGGGCGAGGTCGGCGGCCAGTTCGTCGCGGTGGCGCGGCTGAACGAAGGCTCGCCGGCGCCGATCAATGCCTACCTCGAGCAGCTCGGCAAGCTCAAGGGCAAGCTGGTTCAGATCGCCGGCAACGACGACCAGGGCGGCAGCGCGCGGCAACTGGTGCAGGCAACGCTGAACGGCAGCGGTTCCGAGCTGGCCGACACGCTGCAGTACGTCGACAACACCATGCTCGGCAGCGCCGACGCCGAAACGCGCGACGTGGTCCGGCCGCTGCTGGTGCGCCCGCTGATCCAGACCTATGCGGTGCTGCTGCCGCCGGTCGAACGCGACCTGAACCAGGCGTGGGACAAGGAGGTGTACGCGCAGTGGAAGACGCTGTCGTCGAAGTACCCGTTCACCGACAGCCAGACCGAAGCGCCGCTCGGCGACATCGCCAAGTTCGTCAAGCCGAACGACGGCACGCTCGACAAGTTCGTCGACAAGTACCTGAACGGCCTGGTGCTGAAGAAGGGCGATGCGCTGGTGCCGCGGACCTGGGCCAACCTGGGGATCCGCTTCCAGCCGGCCTTCCTGTCCGGTGCCAGCCGCCTCGGTGACGCCGGTGCGACGCTGACGCAGGACGGTTCGGACGCCAAGTTCGAGCTGCAGCCGGTGCCGACGCCGGGGCTGTCGGAGATCGTCATCGAGATCGACGGCCAGACCCTGCGCTACCGCAACGGCCCGCAGCCGTGGCAGAGCTTCAACTGGCCGAACCCGGGGGCCGGGCAGGGCGCACGCATCCAGGTCGTCGCGTTCAACGGCGCCAGCGCGGTCGTCGCCAACCAGCAGGGCCGGATGGGCTGGACCAAGCTCCTGAGCCAGGCGCAGGTCGAGCGCGCCGACAGCAACAGCGGCACGCTGAGCTGGAGCATCCGCAAGGGCGCCGCCGGCGACGCCGATACCGTTCGCGTCAACTACCGGATGGTCAGCGGTCCGAACCCGCTGCAGCTCTCCAGCCTGCGCAAGCTCAGCCTGCCGGAACGGATTACCCAGTAA
- a CDS encoding M15 family metallopeptidase produces MTEPLLLLGILLLLLAGLAWVGWRFFYGSAVPPAAEMPAPVRAAVPVPPAAIAQAAGGAASPASRWRGGWPLLASVLLVALVVLLTLRLSGRHVLGDFGQQQYALQHNIQLALSEEKLVPPPPLPPSLFVNSERPSLAGANRDWSQLDPAFVQRVLALMARMEARGYPLALLEGYRSPERQDALAGQENLVTKARGGQSKHQYGMAVDLAPMRGGKIVISERDPWAMQAYTALGEEAEAAQLTWGGRWSFKDYGHIEVPGSIASLTRAKR; encoded by the coding sequence ATGACCGAGCCATTGCTGCTGCTTGGCATATTGCTGTTGCTGCTGGCCGGGCTGGCCTGGGTCGGTTGGCGCTTCTTTTACGGCAGCGCCGTGCCGCCCGCGGCCGAGATGCCGGCCCCGGTGCGGGCCGCAGTACCCGTGCCGCCTGCGGCCATTGCCCAGGCCGCGGGTGGCGCGGCGTCACCGGCTTCCCGCTGGCGTGGCGGGTGGCCGTTGCTGGCCTCGGTACTTCTCGTCGCACTGGTCGTGCTGCTGACGCTGCGCCTGAGCGGTCGGCACGTGCTCGGCGATTTCGGCCAGCAGCAATACGCGCTGCAGCACAACATCCAGCTCGCCTTGAGCGAGGAAAAGCTCGTGCCGCCGCCGCCGTTGCCGCCGTCACTGTTCGTCAACAGCGAGCGGCCGTCGCTGGCGGGCGCCAACCGTGACTGGAGCCAGCTCGATCCGGCTTTCGTCCAGCGTGTGCTGGCGCTGATGGCACGGATGGAGGCGCGCGGTTATCCGCTGGCCCTGCTCGAGGGTTACCGCAGCCCCGAGCGCCAGGATGCACTGGCCGGGCAGGAGAACCTGGTGACCAAAGCCAGGGGCGGGCAGAGCAAACACCAGTACGGCATGGCCGTCGATCTGGCGCCGATGCGCGGCGGCAAGATCGTGATTTCCGAGCGCGACCCATGGGCGATGCAGGCATATACCGCGCTCGGCGAAGAGGCCGAAGCCGCACAACTGACCTGGGGCGGACGCTGGAGCTTCAAGGACTACGGCCATATCGAAGTCCCCGGTTCGATCGCATCGCTGACCCGCGCCAAGCGCTGA
- the tssJ gene encoding type VI secretion system lipoprotein TssJ yields MNMKSSFFVRKKPVRHLMSVLAVVALTACASGPKDYAIQGEATPVINRDTSGKPLSVVVRVYQLKDAGEFNKLTYDAAASGKPDTELFGNELISRSELVLLPGSKQTIKDQIKPETRFVGIVGYFRKPEPHYWRALVDAGDVRSDGLAFKVQDCYLQVQTPKPIALPGVPATAKPDCGLPGKTTGRR; encoded by the coding sequence ATGAATATGAAATCCAGCTTTTTTGTAAGAAAAAAGCCCGTTCGCCATCTGATGAGCGTTCTGGCTGTCGTCGCCCTCACCGCCTGCGCTTCGGGGCCGAAGGACTACGCAATCCAGGGAGAAGCCACGCCGGTCATCAACCGAGATACAAGCGGCAAGCCGTTGTCCGTCGTGGTCCGGGTCTATCAGCTCAAGGACGCCGGCGAATTCAACAAGCTGACTTACGATGCTGCGGCGAGCGGAAAACCTGACACGGAACTTTTTGGAAATGAATTGATATCCAGAAGCGAACTGGTTCTGCTCCCCGGCAGCAAACAAACGATCAAGGACCAGATCAAGCCGGAAACGCGCTTTGTCGGCATCGTCGGCTACTTCCGTAAGCCGGAGCCCCACTATTGGCGTGCGCTGGTCGACGCCGGCGACGTGCGCAGCGACGGGCTGGCCTTCAAGGTCCAGGACTGCTACCTGCAGGTGCAGACACCGAAACCGATCGCGCTGCCCGGTGTCCCGGCGACGGCCAAACCTGACTGCGGCTTACCGGGAAAAACCACCGGTCGCCGATGA
- the tssK gene encoding type VI secretion system baseplate subunit TssK has translation MLNAKRILWGEGMFLRPQHFQQQALHQANLLTQAVHSHRRHAWGLQALDLDEAALRTGQVRVDALSLLFRDGTAFNAPLHEPLPRSRDLAEIPQLGVETTLYACLAHLTPYGGNTAAESQTLNRPARFRSQPYAVADLYTQALEADLSTLELDVRLMVDEENRDGFDSIPIARLAKNATGQWQRIDDYLPPLVTVGASAPVARILRRLLDILVVKSQALAGAHRERAKNVMEYGTTDIASFWLLHTVNRNFARLNHLARCEPLHPEELYLALAEFCGELQTFSTTYSLGDLPPYRHDALSETLPVLDTQIRELLETVISARYAVIPLTQPKPSFHIGRLESDRLIDNVDYYLSVQSDLPAAQVIESVPFKFKVGAPDDVEKILNSALRGVSLAHVGQTPSAIPVRVGNHYFALEPRGDIFQRMLQSRSVCIYVPQTLAELRLELIAVFR, from the coding sequence ATGCTGAACGCAAAACGCATCCTCTGGGGCGAAGGCATGTTCCTTCGCCCGCAGCATTTCCAGCAGCAGGCGCTGCACCAGGCCAACTTGCTGACGCAGGCCGTCCACAGTCACCGCCGCCATGCATGGGGCCTGCAGGCGCTGGATCTCGACGAAGCGGCCTTGCGCACCGGACAGGTCCGGGTCGATGCACTGTCGCTGCTGTTCCGCGACGGCACGGCGTTCAACGCGCCGCTGCACGAACCGTTGCCGCGCTCGCGCGACCTGGCCGAGATCCCGCAACTCGGCGTCGAGACGACGCTGTACGCCTGCCTGGCACACCTGACACCGTACGGCGGCAATACCGCGGCCGAATCCCAGACGCTGAACCGCCCCGCCCGCTTTCGCAGCCAGCCCTATGCGGTCGCCGACCTGTACACGCAGGCGCTCGAAGCCGATCTGAGTACGCTCGAACTCGACGTCAGGCTGATGGTCGACGAGGAAAACCGCGACGGCTTCGATTCGATTCCGATCGCCCGGCTCGCCAAGAATGCCACCGGCCAGTGGCAGCGCATCGACGACTACCTGCCGCCGCTGGTGACCGTCGGCGCCTCGGCGCCGGTCGCGCGCATCCTGCGCCGCCTGCTCGACATCCTCGTCGTGAAGAGCCAGGCGCTGGCCGGCGCACACCGCGAACGGGCGAAGAACGTCATGGAGTATGGGACGACCGACATTGCGTCGTTCTGGCTGCTGCACACCGTCAACCGCAACTTCGCCCGCCTGAACCACCTGGCCCGATGCGAGCCGCTGCATCCGGAAGAGCTGTATCTGGCGCTGGCCGAGTTCTGCGGCGAGCTGCAGACGTTCTCGACCACCTACTCGCTCGGCGACCTGCCGCCGTACCGGCACGACGCGCTGTCCGAGACGCTGCCGGTGCTCGATACGCAGATCCGCGAACTGCTCGAAACAGTGATCTCGGCGCGTTACGCCGTGATCCCGCTGACCCAGCCCAAGCCGTCTTTCCATATCGGCCGGCTCGAGAGCGACCGCCTGATCGACAACGTCGACTACTACCTGTCGGTGCAGAGCGATCTGCCCGCGGCGCAGGTGATCGAGTCCGTGCCGTTCAAGTTCAAGGTCGGCGCACCGGACGACGTCGAGAAGATCCTCAACTCGGCACTGCGCGGCGTCAGCCTCGCCCACGTCGGCCAGACGCCGTCGGCGATCCCGGTCCGCGTCGGCAACCATTATTTCGCGCTCGAACCGCGCGGCGACATCTTCCAGCGCATGCTGCAATCGCGCTCGGTCTGCATCTACGTGCCGCAGACCCTGGCCGAGCTCCGGCTCGAGCTGATTGCCGTTTTCCGCTGA
- the icmH gene encoding type IVB secretion system protein IcmH/DotU, translating into MNAPTDIAHPLSVEQPSAPALRDMLEDGTYLLFLLRDGNAPNSAAEFNRRVDHFLAQFDRHARQFGKPGDAIDQSKYAFCALMDEIILSSDFPLREEWERMPLQLRLFGEHLAGEGFFDRLEMLRLDPAKHIEALEVFQICLLLGFQGKYLLEGGEKLGYLAHRLGQEIQQVRGGKADLAPNWKLPQRFQAFVRHELPLWLYFGVLAVVAVAIFVAYRVLLGQQLNPLLGG; encoded by the coding sequence ATGAACGCCCCCACCGACATTGCCCACCCGCTCAGCGTCGAGCAGCCGAGCGCACCCGCGCTGCGCGACATGCTCGAAGACGGTACCTACCTGCTTTTCCTGCTGCGCGACGGCAACGCACCGAACAGCGCGGCCGAATTCAACCGCCGCGTCGACCACTTCCTCGCCCAGTTCGACCGGCACGCCCGCCAGTTCGGCAAGCCCGGCGACGCGATCGATCAGTCCAAGTACGCGTTCTGCGCGCTGATGGACGAGATCATCCTGTCGTCGGACTTCCCGCTGCGCGAGGAGTGGGAGCGGATGCCGCTGCAGCTGCGCCTGTTCGGCGAGCACCTTGCCGGCGAGGGCTTTTTCGACCGGCTCGAAATGCTGCGACTCGATCCGGCCAAGCACATCGAGGCGCTCGAAGTCTTCCAGATCTGCCTGCTGCTCGGCTTCCAGGGCAAGTACCTGCTCGAAGGCGGCGAGAAGCTCGGCTACCTCGCCCACCGGCTCGGCCAGGAAATCCAGCAGGTCCGTGGCGGCAAGGCCGACCTGGCACCGAACTGGAAGCTGCCGCAGCGCTTCCAGGCCTTCGTGCGGCACGAACTGCCGCTGTGGCTCTACTTCGGTGTGCTGGCCGTCGTCGCGGTCGCGATCTTCGTCGCCTACCGCGTGCTGCTCGGCCAGCAGCTCAACCCGCTGCTTGGCGGATGA
- the tssE gene encoding type VI secretion system baseplate subunit TssE — MTTSVQPSVLDRLLDDEPEQTRGGGWLSFDLPDFKRALARDMEALLNTRTMDFSELFDAHPLAAESMIGFGIPDLSGISLLDPEDREFLRERIRKAIERHEPRLSRVRISLETPRELERALRFRVDAILKVHPHRPPVSFDATLQLSSNVYSIRANG, encoded by the coding sequence ATGACGACATCGGTCCAGCCTTCGGTGCTGGACCGGCTGCTCGACGACGAGCCGGAGCAGACGCGCGGCGGCGGCTGGCTGTCGTTCGATCTGCCCGACTTCAAGCGCGCGCTGGCGCGCGACATGGAGGCCCTGCTCAACACCCGGACGATGGACTTCAGCGAGCTGTTCGACGCCCATCCGCTCGCTGCCGAGTCGATGATCGGTTTCGGCATTCCGGACCTGTCCGGCATCAGCCTGCTCGACCCTGAAGACCGCGAATTTTTGCGCGAACGGATCCGCAAGGCGATCGAACGGCACGAACCGCGGCTGAGCCGGGTGAGGATCTCGCTGGAAACGCCGCGCGAGCTCGAACGCGCGCTGCGCTTCCGCGTCGACGCGATCCTCAAGGTCCACCCGCATCGTCCGCCGGTGTCGTTCGATGCGACGCTGCAGCTGTCGTCGAACGTCTACAGTATCCGCGCCAACGGTTAG
- a CDS encoding IS481 family transposase, which translates to MNTHKNARLTYLRRLEMVQDITEHGLSTAAAAARHGVSAVTTRKWLGRYLVGGAAALLDKSSRPERSPRAIAPSVALTIIELRRKLFLQARIASYIGVSKATVSRVLRHAGLSRLSDLQPAEPVQRYERETPGELLHVDIKKLARFEQVGHRITGDRRQNSRNSGWEYLFVAIDDHSRIAFTRLYPDERRASAIDFLRAANDYFKTLGVPLQRLITDNGPAFRSHDFGRVCVELGIKQRFTRAYRPQTNGKAERFIQSALREWAYGQTYQHSDERGAVLRYWNHYYNWHRPHHGIGCHVPMSRLSATKNNVLTLHS; encoded by the coding sequence ATGAACACACATAAGAATGCCCGACTGACGTATCTGCGTCGCCTGGAAATGGTTCAGGACATCACCGAGCATGGTTTGTCGACCGCGGCGGCGGCGGCACGCCATGGCGTAAGCGCGGTCACCACCCGCAAGTGGCTGGGCCGCTATCTGGTCGGCGGCGCGGCTGCCTTGCTCGACAAATCCTCGCGTCCCGAGCGCTCGCCACGTGCCATTGCGCCCAGCGTTGCCCTGACGATCATCGAATTGCGTCGCAAGCTGTTCCTGCAGGCTCGCATCGCAAGCTATATCGGCGTGTCCAAAGCAACCGTCAGTCGCGTGCTGCGACACGCAGGGCTATCGCGGTTAAGCGACCTGCAGCCCGCAGAGCCTGTGCAGCGCTACGAGCGCGAAACGCCCGGCGAACTGCTGCACGTCGACATCAAGAAGCTCGCCCGCTTCGAGCAGGTCGGCCATCGCATCACCGGCGATCGTCGCCAGAACAGCCGAAACAGCGGCTGGGAATATCTGTTCGTGGCGATCGACGACCATAGTCGCATCGCCTTCACCCGACTCTACCCCGACGAGCGCCGCGCCAGCGCCATCGACTTCCTGCGTGCGGCCAACGACTACTTCAAAACGCTGGGCGTACCGCTCCAGCGCCTGATCACCGATAACGGGCCCGCCTTCCGCTCCCATGACTTCGGCCGCGTTTGCGTTGAACTGGGCATTAAGCAGAGGTTCACCCGCGCCTACCGACCGCAAACCAACGGCAAGGCCGAGCGCTTCATCCAGTCCGCGCTGCGCGAATGGGCCTACGGCCAAACCTATCAACACTCGGATGAGCGCGGCGCAGTCCTGAGGTATTGGAATCATTATTACAACTGGCACCGTCCGCATCACGGCATCGGCTGCCACGTGCCCATGTCCCGTCTCTCAGCAACGAAAAACAACGTCTTGACTCTTCACAGCTAG
- the fliJ gene encoding flagellar export protein FliJ encodes MAKFRFEFLLEMAQEARERAVAAMSEAQAAEQGARDRLAQIRHYADEYRQRLTRSAQAGITVVQFRDYQLFLGKLDDATKQQAAEVARLAGETEAALARFAECEKKLKAYEALKTRHASQQSKLELAREQKLLDEFNSRRR; translated from the coding sequence ATGGCCAAGTTCCGCTTCGAATTCCTGCTCGAAATGGCGCAAGAGGCGCGGGAACGCGCGGTGGCGGCGATGAGCGAGGCGCAGGCGGCCGAGCAGGGCGCGCGCGACCGGCTGGCGCAGATCCGGCACTATGCCGATGAATACCGGCAGCGGCTGACCCGGAGCGCGCAGGCCGGCATCACCGTCGTGCAGTTCCGCGATTACCAGCTGTTCCTCGGCAAGCTTGATGATGCGACCAAGCAACAGGCCGCCGAAGTCGCCCGCCTCGCCGGCGAGACCGAAGCGGCGCTGGCGCGCTTTGCCGAGTGCGAGAAAAAGCTCAAGGCCTACGAGGCGCTGAAGACCCGCCATGCCAGCCAGCAGAGCAAGCTCGAACTCGCGCGCGAGCAGAAGCTGCTCGACGAGTTCAACAGCCGGCGGCGCTAG